A single Musa acuminata AAA Group cultivar baxijiao chromosome BXJ2-1, Cavendish_Baxijiao_AAA, whole genome shotgun sequence DNA region contains:
- the LOC135598202 gene encoding F-box protein SKIP23-like, whose protein sequence is MADHVPRIAMWTGLRQHLVKLTSHFLRSASDYIRFRAVCKCWRSAVPPRPRHLPAQLPFLLYLSTPEPRKSSAFCLANAFNGSMRRLPHTTSMCCIGSSYGWLILISEATSAVSLFNPVTAEDIPLPPLSTLQSFVLLFYQSEDGIGSYFIKTDYPNITVESNAIVDKAVLSSDPTLDRDFVAIVFLDGIYKRCFTCRPGDRSWKDNVNEPFDDLHWIFPGVPQVFNLTDVVPYGERRLCAIYNDKNYLAVFDVDPGPPGRATMIAWNSMPPCVPRGGLPTYLIGSAGELLLVTEFYKRSAARKNTRSFRVFRLDPGDGDRPAKAIEVQDIGDRMLFLGTNHSVCVAAGGFPGFLGNAIYYVKEEKMSMEGEDTLVSTVCVVNLENGEITEVIDSGGSEPDGLEWLSDRLDIPWWVAPNLGRGKN, encoded by the coding sequence ATGGCCGACCATGTCCCACGAATAGCTATGTGGACAGGGCTTCGCCAGCATCTCGTCAAGCTCACCTCCCATTTCTTGAGAAGCGCATCCGACTACATCCGCTTCCGCGCCGTCTGCAAGTGTTGGCGTTCCGCCGTCCCCCCCCGGCCCCGTCACCTCCCCGCTCAGCTCCCCTTCCTCCTCTACCTCTCTACCCCGGAACCAAGAAAGAGTTCCGCCTTCTGCCTCGCCAACGCCTTTAATGGAAGCATGCGCCGCCTACCTCACACCACCAGCATGTGTTGCATCGGCTCCTCTTACGGGTGGCTCATCCTCATCTCCGAAGCCACCTCCGCGGTCTCCCTCTTCAACCCCGTCACCGCCGAAGACATTCCTCTCCCCCCACTCTCCACCCTCCAATCATTCGTACTGTTGTTCTACCAATCGGAGGACGGCATCGGATCTTACTTCATCAAAACGGACTACCCCAACATTACGGTCGAGTCCAACGCCATCGTCGACAAGGCCGTCTTGTCCTCCGACCCTACCCTCGACCGGGACTTCGTGGCAATCGTCTTCCTCGACGGCATATACAAGCGCTGCTTTACCTGCCGCCCAGGGGACAGATCGTGGAAGGACAACGTCAACGAACCTTTCGATGATCTCCATTGGATTTTCCCAGGAGTGCCGCAGGTGTTCAACCTGACTGACGTCGTGCCCTACGGCGAGCGGAGGTTGTGCgctatctacaatgacaaaaattACTTAGCAGTCTTCGACGTCGACCCAGGCCCGCCGGGGAGGGCGACGATGATCGCATGGAACTCCATGCCGCCCTGCGTGCCGCGCGGTGGTTTACCCACCTACTTGATTGGGTCGGCTGGAGAACTACTCCTGGTTACCGAGTTCTACAAGAGGAGTGCAGCCAGGAAGAACACCAGGAGCTTCCGCGTCTTCAGGCTCGATCCAGGCGACGGAGACCGGCCAGCGAAGGCGATCGAAGTGCAGGACATCGGCGACCGTATGTTGTTTTTGGGTACGAACCATTCGGTGTGCGTCGCCGCGGGGGGCTTCCCAGGGTTCCTGGGGAATGCCATCTACTACGTGAAGGAAGAGAAGATGAGTATGGAGGGGGAAGATACCCTGGTGTCGACCGTGTGCGTGGTCAACCTGGAAAATGGTGAGATCACGGAGGTTATCGATTCCGGCGGGTCTGAGCCGGATGGGCTCGAGTGGCTGTCGGACCGGTTGGACATCCCCTGGTGGGTGGCCCCCAATCTTGGCAGGGGCAAGAACTAG